The Magnetospirillum sp. genome includes a region encoding these proteins:
- a CDS encoding DedA family protein produces the protein MEPTADIHALITQYGTLIYAIIFVWTFFEGETFVLFAGAAAQQGTLNVWVLLVVAWLGSFAGDQMWFWIGRRYGSQMLERRPKWRAGVDGALEMLKRYDTWFILSFRFIYGVRNFASFAMGVARVDPMRFAALNFVAAFVWAASFVGIGYLFGRALEAMLGDVVHYFLYVMLGVFVGSSTIVYLVHRHHTRKAAARQAAKDEAAKAAAAADIAAD, from the coding sequence TTGGAACCCACGGCCGATATCCATGCCTTGATCACCCAGTACGGGACGCTGATCTACGCGATTATCTTCGTGTGGACCTTCTTCGAGGGCGAAACCTTCGTGCTGTTTGCGGGTGCCGCTGCCCAGCAAGGCACATTGAATGTGTGGGTGCTGCTGGTTGTCGCGTGGCTCGGCAGTTTTGCCGGCGACCAGATGTGGTTTTGGATCGGCCGGCGCTACGGCAGCCAAATGCTCGAGCGGCGCCCGAAATGGCGGGCGGGCGTCGATGGCGCGCTCGAAATGCTCAAACGCTACGACACGTGGTTCATCCTGTCGTTCCGCTTCATCTACGGCGTGCGCAATTTCGCGTCGTTCGCGATGGGGGTGGCGCGCGTCGATCCGATGCGCTTTGCCGCCCTCAATTTCGTGGCGGCCTTCGTGTGGGCCGCGTCGTTCGTCGGCATCGGCTATCTGTTCGGCAGGGCACTGGAAGCGATGCTTGGCGACGTCGTGCACTACTTCCTTTACGTGATGCTCGGCGTGTTCGTGGGCTCTTCGACGATCGTCTATCTCGTGCATCGCCACCACACGCGCAAAGCCGCGGCACGCCAAGCGGCCAAAGACGAGGCCGCAAAAGCCGCCGCCGCCGCCGACATCGCCGCCGACTAG